The following coding sequences lie in one Aspergillus puulaauensis MK2 DNA, chromosome 3, nearly complete sequence genomic window:
- a CDS encoding uncharacterized protein (COG:S;~EggNog:ENOG410PMKM;~InterPro:IPR015943;~go_function: GO:0005515 - protein binding [Evidence IEA]): MPSFPSRPLVRARDDGLQLSYQLPHRVYAAQGYPIIAPNGSSVVLYGHEDGLKVIWRGGRPFSNQKPQLPKEDKPPKPSRNNDDAIMIVDSDDESVTDTRKDEVSEIDPGYLFEEEDPEVDPAHPYESVLRQIDIPLGSRVIELAVPRVLRETARSPLDPFPGVLNKFIVVSAVCADYSTRVVTLPLTPHPTQTEMDAWGIQTFSISGGVAHEEVPRGVSITFTYQEGSQQDVRSEGRWDILVATHSAESSGLLVIHRIPIADDGTLFTEDIESRRRYLPAPAQNIAFNPSSYPAARHSTLLVSFHSGCVKVYSCFSTKPSKSSRRGAGAQSDYETSETEGKWLITLYPGFEQSQSSLAWRKAITDAEWVLGGRAIMVLMADGDWGVWDVEGAGPGTAKGPLQRQSSVQGVSGGALTAFSVSGRILSFPSGGRSEGGAPAVEQRPKFAPMTPSTKRLREDTLLKGNATGSSTSSLRGGISVYQTNTSQDALPDESVLIRHGNQSATIPSLLTLWRSAVRATGTLDASNRCRVTPIQDIVLMGEPLKGIGHIPAAFRQSRSEDQTFDILVAAEHRLVILAPKLTEPDADPTPRASVTEPLTVEADQLRLRRGELDVDGMDRLLSGMAGSRSLRMGSPIKRTRVFT, from the exons ATgccctcctttccctctcgACCGCTCGTTAGAGCTCGGGATGATGGATTGCAACTAAG CTACCAGCTCCCTCACCGCGTTTACGCCGCGCAAGGCTACCCAATTATTGCTCCTAATGGCTCCTCTGTTGTTCTCTATGGCCATGAAGACGGATTGAAGGTTATTTGGAGGGGAGGACGCCCGTTTTCGAACCAAAAACCACAGCTCCCGAAAGAGGATAAGCCGCCAAAGCCCAGCCGTAACAATGACGACGCCATCATGATTGTTGACTCCGATGATGAGAGTGTGACCGATACGCGGAAAGATGAGGTGTCGGAGATTGATCCAGGGTATTTatttgaggaggaggacccCGAGGTCGACCCTGCCCATCCTTATGAAAGTGTTCTACGCCAAATCGACATACCCCTTGGAAGCAGGGTCATTGAGCTTGCTGTTCCGCGGGTTCTTCGCGAAACCGCGCGCTCACCCCTCGACCCGTTTCCCGGAGTTCTAAATAAATTCATTGTCGTGTCCGCCGTCTGTGCAGACTACTCGACTCGTGTTGTCACGCTCCCCTTGACTCCCCATCCAACTCAAACTGAGATGGATGCGTGGGGCATCCAGACATTTTCGATTAGCGGGGGCGTCGCCCATGAAGAGGTTCCACGAGGTGTGAGTATCACATTTACTTACCAGGAGGGCTCGCAACAGGACGTCAGGAGCGAGGGAAGATGGGATATTCTCGTCGCGACACATTCCGCGGAATCATCTGGCCTACTTGTAATCCATCGAATTCCAATTGCAGACGACGGAACTCTATTCACAGAGGACATTGAGTCGAGGCGACGCTATTTACCGGCACCGGCACAGAACATAGCCTTCAACCCATCAAGCTACCCTGCTGCGCGGCATTCGACCCTGCTGGTCTCATTCCATTCCGGTTGTGTCAAGGTGTACTCCTGTTTCTCCACAAAGCCATCGAAGTCATCGCGAAGGGGGGCCGGAGCTCAAAGCGACTATGAGACCTCCGAGACAGAGGGGAAATGGCTGATCACCCTTTACCCTGGCTTTGAGCAATCACAGTCTAGCCTCGCATGGCGTAAAGCGATCACTGATGCCGAATGGGTGCTTGGCGGACGCGCCATAATGGTTCTCATGGCCGACGGCGATTGGGGAGTATGGGATGTTGAAGGGGCTGGCCCCGGGACAGCCAAAGGTCCTCTCCAGCGACAGTCTAGCGTGCAAGGTGTGTCGGGTGGAGCGTTGACTGCATTTTCAGTTAGCGGGCGTATCCTCAGTTTTCCATCTGGAGGAAGATCGGAGGGCGGTGCACCGGCTGTTGAACAGCGCCCGAAATTCGCCCCGATGACCCCTTCAACGAAACGTTTGCGCGAGGATACCCTACTAAAAGGGAATGCGACTGGGTCGTCTACTTCATCGTTGCGCGGCGGTATCTCTGTATACCAGACGAATACATCGCAGGACGCTCTACCGGATGAATCGGTTCTCATTCGACACGGAAATCAAAGTGCCACCATACCCAGCCTCCTGACTCTGTGGCGAAGCGCCGTGAGGGCGACGGGAACCCTGGATGCATCCAATCGTTGCCGGGTAACCCCAATCCAAGATATTGTGCTCATGGGTGAGCCATTGAAAGGAATCGGCCACATTCCCGCCGCATTTCGCCAATCTCGTTCGGAGGACCAGACTTTCGACATTCTGGTTGCTGCGGAGCATCGCCTTGTGATTCTAGCGCCAAAACTGACAGAACCCGATGCCGACCCTACTCCTCGAGCATCGGTCACCGAGCCGCTTACAGTTGAAGCAGATCAACTCCGGCTGCGCCGAGGAGAGCTCGACGTGGACGGGATGGACCGCTTACTTAGCGGAATGGCTGGTAGTCGCTCGCTTCGCATGGGAAGTCCCATCAAGCGGACGCGGGTTTTTACATGA
- a CDS encoding uncharacterized protein (CAZy:GT8;~COG:G;~EggNog:ENOG410PM9M;~InterPro:IPR029044,IPR002495;~PFAM:PF01501;~go_function: GO:0016757 - transferase activity, transferring glycosyl groups [Evidence IEA]), producing the protein MALSSEPQPKKVWASLITNLSYLPGLLTLHHSLRRTQTTYPFIALYTPTFPESGLSALTARGIRTLAVPAIKPAITDRKYDADPRFAETWNKLVVFSLQDVFDRVVLLDGDMLVRKNMDELMEIPLDGDANEHEDGEEDEHDGLGSGRRVFAASHACACNPMKKAHYPAHWNPRNCAFTTQHKTPTIAQSTGAPSTSGVGMLNSGLLVVKPSLATFRAIETLLNAPEKVNSYTFPDQELLSEAFRGRWVPLPYVYNALKTMRAGDVHGPIWRDGEVKNVHYIFAVKPWQEEPPSKEGEEQEGEGDVNEWWWEANWERQRGERERGIEDGY; encoded by the exons ATGGCTCTCTCATCAGAGCCGCAACCAAAAAAGG TCTGGGCCTCCCTAATAACAAACCTCTCCTACCTCCCTGGCCTCCTAACGCTGCACCACTCTCTCCGCCGCACACAAACAACCTACCCCTTCATCGCCCTCTACACACCCACATTCCCAGAGTCCGGCCTTTCCGCGCTGACCGCGCGCGGAATCcgcaccctcgccgtcccCGCCATAAAACCCGCAATAACAGACCGGAAATACGACGCCGATCCGCGCTTTGCAGAGACATGGAATAAGCTCGTCGTATTCTCGCTACAGGATGTCTTTGATCGTGTGGTGCTCCTGGACGGGGATATGCTCGTTAGGAAGAATATGGATGAATTGATGGAAATCCCGCTCGACGGGGACGCAAACGAGCATGAAGAcggggaggaggacgagcaTGACGGGCTGGGCTCcgggaggagggtgtttgcGGCGAGTCATGCCTGTGCTTGTAATCCTATGAAGAAGGCGCATTATCCGGCTCATTG GAACCCCCGAAACTGCGCCTTCACGACACAACACAAAACACCCACAATAGCTCAATCCACCGGCGCGCCCAGCACCTCCGGCGTCGGGATGCTAAACAGCGGCCTCCTAGTGGTGAAACCGAGCTTAGCGACATTCCGCGCAATAGAGACACTACTAAATGCACCGGAGAAGGTCAACAGTTATACATTCCCGGACCAGGAGTTACTCTCTGAGGCGTTCAGGGGCCGATGGGTGCCATTGCCGTATGTGTATAATGCGCTTAAGACGATGAGGGCGGGGGATGTGCATGGGCCGATTTGgagggatggggaggtgaAGAATGTACATTATATCTTCGCGGTAAAGCCGTGGCAGGAGGAGCCGCCGAGTAAAGAGggtgaagagcaagaaggggagggggatgTGAAtgagtggtggtgggaggcgaattgggagaggcagaggggggaaagggagagggggattGAAGACGGTTATTGA
- a CDS encoding translation initiation factor 2A (BUSCO:EOG0926142H;~COG:J;~EggNog:ENOG410PIFZ;~InterPro:IPR015943,IPR013979,IPR011387;~PFAM:PF08662;~go_function: GO:0003743 - translation initiation factor activity [Evidence IEA];~go_function: GO:0005515 - protein binding [Evidence IEA];~go_process: GO:0006413 - translational initiation [Evidence IEA]), with the protein MAAPTQLAYRTVKEVGILDASPVYEPLAGFARPEGNLRCSAYSPCGRYFAWASPEKVTIIDPSVGHVVSTIPADNVFELGFSPLGTYLITWQRPTKDANGDAVKNLKVWHVLETEERVVGQYVQKSQTSWNIQYTADEKLCARVVTNEVQFYQSDNLSKVWNKLRVEGVADFALSPGQNQAVAVFIPERKGQPAAVKVFLVPQFGSPVSLKTFFKGDKVQLKWNASGTSLIVLAQTDVDKTGKSYYGETTLYLLSSTGQFDSRVHLDREGPIHDVSWSPTSTEFGVVYGTIPSKTTIFNVCGVPKHSFPLTPRNTILFSPHGRFVLVAGFGNMAGQMDIYDMEKNYSKITTVEAANSSVCAWSPDGQTILTATTSPRLRVDNGIRLWHVSGALLYNEDINELYDVVWRPQSTIQHPLGDPFSPLPTPHASAIAYLSTRKAPVKPAGAYRPPGARGQSTPLAFRREDQGGSAHVPEGTATGGALNGPGRSRRRAVPGAEPVEEFLPPGAAPGGGVALPPGADQSEKLSKSAARNKKKREARKLKEDHPEEDVNERSPARGEKKTENGRPKDGRKNGQQQKQQPNGAAKAAPAPPPIPEPTPIDDGVPSVHEKKIRGLLKKIRAIDDLKMRLAGGEKLEDTQMKKIHTEESVRKELEGLGYNG; encoded by the exons ATGGCTGCTCCTACACAACTTGCTT ACCGCACGGTCAAGGAAGTTGGCATCTTGGATGCGTCTCCTGTGTATGAGCCCTTGGCGGGGTTTGCGAG ACCGGAGGGGAACCTCCGTTGCAGCGCTTATTCCCCCTGCGGCCGATATTTCGCCTGGGCATCTCCCGAGAA GGTCACCATTATTGATCCTTCCGTTGGACACGTCGTTTCCACGATCCCCGCCGACAACGTTTTCGAACTAGGATTCTCGCCGCTCGGAACATACCTGATTACGTGGCAGCGCCCGACCAAGGATGCCAATGGCGACGCTGTCAAGAACCTAAAGGTCTGGCACGTGCTAGAGACGGAGGAACGGGTTGTGGGACAGTATGTCCAAAAGTCCCAGACCAGCTGGAACATCCAGTACACCGCCGATGAGAAATTGTGCGCCCGTGTCGTCACCAACGAGGTGCAGTTTTATCAAAGCGACAACCTATCCAAGGTCTGGAATAAGCTGCGCGTGGAGGGGGTGGCAGATTTTGCGCTTTCGCCAGGCCAGAATCAAGCGGTTGCGGTTTTCATTCCTGAGCGCAAG GGACAACCCGCCGCCGTTAAGGTGTTTTTGGTGCCTCAGTTTGGATCGCCCGTCTCGCTGAAGACGTTCTTCAAAGGTGATAAGGTTCAGTTGAAGTGGAACGCATCGGGTACCAGCTTGATTGTCCTTGCGCAGACTGATGTCGATAAGACCGGCAAGAGTTACTATGGAGAGACCACTCTCTACCTGCTGAGCTCGACCGGACAGTTTGATTCTCGGGTGCATCTGG ACAGAGAGGGTCCGATCCACGACGTGAGTTGGTCCCCCACTTCTACGGAGTTCGGTGTCGTCTACGGTACCATTCCCTCGAAGACGACCATCTTCAATGTCTGCGGTGTCCCCAAGCACAGTTTCCCATTGACACCCCGAAACACAATCCTGTTTTCTCCCCATGGTCGCTTCGTCCTCGTGGCCGGCTTTGGAAACATGGCTGGTCAGATGGACATCTACGATATGGAGAAGAACTACAGCAAGATTACTACGGTGGAGGCGGCAAACTCGAGTGTTTGCGCGTGGTCGCCTGATGGCCAGACCATCCTGACTGCCACCACCAGCCCTCGTCTGCGAGTAGACAACGGTATCCGCTTGTGGCACGTCAGCGGAGCATTACTCTACAACGAGGACATCAACGAGCTTTACGATGTGGTCTGGCGCCCCCAGTCGACCATTCAGCACCCACTAGGCGACCCGTTCAGCCCTCTCCCTACTCCGCACGCTTCAGCAATCGCCTATCTCAGCACTAGGAAAGCTCCCGTTAAGCCCGCGGGCGCATACCGCCCCCCCGGTGCCCGTGGACAATCCACTCCTCTGGCCTTCCGCCGTGAAGACCAGGGTGGATCCGCCCATGTTCCCGAAGGCACTGCGACAGGTGGTGCTCTAAACGGCCCGGGTCGATCTCGCAGACGTGCTGTGCCAGGCGCCGAGCCGGTGGAGGAATTCCTTCCCCCGGGAGCCGCTCCCGGAGGAGGTGTTGCCCTGCCACCCGGTGCGGACCAGTCGGAGAAGCTATCCAAGTCTGCGGCgagaaacaagaagaagcgtGAGGCTCGCAAGCTCAAGGAGGATCATCCGGAAGAAGATGTCAACGAGCGCAGCCCGGCCCGCGGAgagaagaagaccgagaacGGCCGGCCGAAGGATGGCCGAAAGAAcggacagcagcagaagcagcaaccCAACGGCGCAGCCAAGGCAGCTCCCGCTCCGCCTCCTATTCCGGAGCCTACCCCTATCGACGATGGCGTTCCTAGCGTGcacgagaagaagatccgcgGCCTACTGAAGAAGATTCGTGCGATTGATGACCTGAAGATGCGTCTTGCCGGTGGTGAGAAGTTGGAGGATAcgcagatgaagaagatccatACGGAGGAATCAGTGCGCAAGGAATTGGAAGGCCTGGGTTACAACGGATAA
- a CDS encoding uncharacterized protein (COG:S;~EggNog:ENOG410PPBT) yields the protein MSTPTLINLPPPPSDPVTPSDMGPGTPNSATTSLSALSTTAIKDGHQGQPHPHGHHAHHSSNTSMSSTTTLEAERADRISRLAGLERVATARAGGAGHPTTAPSVAYTPGYFDTASGMKERSTVGSASATGSVGARTTWASGSDAFDADKMSEADDGVSSVGNISDEGDASLVGFGEGASTMSGPISHPGLYRTSSSGRPSSIGSPSRSRATPMAPYSPHLSDSGHPIQQHAIPGSTSATPEPVQDARMVDGMTYDADVVDTTARTPRLATPGFEEH from the exons ATGTCCACCCCTACCTTGATCAatctcccccctcccccctccgACCCGGTAACTCCATCGGATATGGGACC GGGAACTCCCAACTCAGCCACCACCTCTCTCTCCGCCttgtccaccaccgccatcaAAGACGGTCACCAGGGCCAGCCCCATCCTCACGGCCACCATGCGCACCACTCCTCCAACACATCCATGAGCTCAACCACCACCCTGGAGGCTGAGCGCGCCGACCGCATCTCCCGCCTAGCCGGTCTAGAACGGGTTGCTACCGCACGGGCCGGCGGCGCAGGACACCCCACCACCGCTCCCTCTGTTGCATACACACCGGGCTACTTCGACACAGCCTCCGGCATGAAAGAGAGGAGCACGGTAGGCAGTGCCAGCGCCACGGGCAGCGTAGGCGCCCGCACCACCTGGGCCAGTGGTAGCGAcgccttcgacgccgacaAGATGAGCGAggccgacgacggcgtgtCCAGCGTCGGCAACATCAGTGACGAAGGAGACGCCAGTCTCGTTGGCTTCGGGGAGGGCGCAAGCACCATGAGTGGTCCGATCTCACATCCCGGTCTCTATCGGACGTCCTCGAGTGGCCGGCCGAGCTCAATCGGCAGCCCGAGCCGCAGCCGGGCTACCCCCATGGCGCCTTACTCGCCTCACCTTAGTGACAGCGGTCACCCTATCCAGCAGCATGCCATACCCGGGAGTACATCTGCTACCCCGGAGCCGGTTCAAGATGCACGTATGGTTGATGGGATGACCTACGATGCCGATGTCGTTGACACGACTGCGAGGACTCCACGACTAGCTACCCCCGGATTTGAGGAGCATTGA
- a CDS encoding uncharacterized protein (COG:S;~EggNog:ENOG410Q2QS;~InterPro:IPR008979,IPR003305;~PFAM:PF02018;~go_function: GO:0016798 - hydrolase activity, acting on glycosyl bonds [Evidence IEA]) — translation MSANLLANGGFESGSLSPWFASAPSVAVVESSNAEYTPYSGDYYLNLQTAVGNRGNTVSQRLSGLSPGTNYTVSL, via the exons ATGTCTGCCAATCTCCTCGCAAATGGAGGCTTCGAATCCGGCTCCCTCTCGCCCTGGTTCGCCTCTGCCCCTAGCGTTGCTGTCGTTGAATCCTCCAATGCCGAATACACCCCCTACTCCGGCGACTACTACCT CAACCTCCAAACCGCCGTCGGCAACAGAGGCAACACCGTCTCGCAACGCCTTTCGGGTCTCTCCCCAGGCACAAACTACACCGTCTCTCTGTAA
- a CDS encoding F-box protein (COG:S;~EggNog:ENOG410PYE0;~InterPro:IPR001810,IPR036047;~PFAM:PF00646,PF12937;~go_function: GO:0005515 - protein binding [Evidence IEA]) translates to MMIELTGLIPSPNFGATLFKKLLGLLRRPSRTKPSLTALPNQLLIEIFQYLPLLDQASVALTCKSFHFIFNHVFENELFRFPRLYQLRRPDLYPDGIIKLGRTRQQFLRRLQDKRARYCTKCMKLHRRETFAQPTYTGPMIYREFCWTEAGVVDLCPCVSLTIHDKNRIVCHLRRMAKAKPVVLKDGLERFFVLGSCAGTREELTMNGYSLVSGRPPAQALVHCCAVSGHAFVEARVRTVLYIGRKDVLVAETEYEVSMDSRVMEWWSNDDGFADAHYNLLWAMRTSEMGLLLGGQGDGHGHGDGEGKKRQVSFSVRRNLGSCELPADGHWSKQDRLMSPSYVRLMHAYGS, encoded by the exons ATGATGATCGAGCTAACAGGCCTCATTCCATCTCCCAACTTTGGGGCCACCCTCTTCAAAAAGCTCCTCGgtctcctccgccgtcctTCACGCACCAAACCCTCTCTCACAGCCCTCCCCAACCAACTCCTAATCGAGATCTTCCAATACCTCCCGCTCCTTGACCAGGCCAGCGTGGCTCTAACATGCAAATCCTTCCACTTCATATTCAACCACGTCTTCGAGAACGAGCTCTTCCGCTTCCCACGCCTCTACCAACTCCGACGACCAGATCTCTACCCAGACGGCATCATCAAGCTCGGCAGAACAAGACAGCAATTCCTCCGTCGACTCCAGGATAAACGGGCCCGATACTGCACAAAATGCATGAAACTCCACCGCCGCGAAACATTCGCTCAACCAACATACACCGGCCCCATGATCTACAGGGAATTCTGCTGGACCGAGGCAGGCGTCGTAGACCTATGTCCCTGCGTGTCCCTAACAATCCACGATAAAAACCGGATTGTGTGCCATCTGCGCCGCATGGCAAAGGCCAAACCGGTTGTGCTCAAAGACGGGCTTGAGAGGTTCTTCGTGCTGGGTTCTTGTGCCGGTACCAGGGAAGAGCTCACTATGAATGGTTACTCGTTGGTTTCAGGACGTCCTCCGGCCCAGGCGCTAGTTCACTGCTGTGCTGTGTCGGGCCATGCCTTTGTGGAGGCGCGCGTCAGGACGGTTCTGTATATCGGAAGGAAGGACGTGCTTGTTGCGGAGACGGAGTATGAGGTTTCCATGGATTCTAGGGTGATGGAGTGGTGGTCGAATGATGATGGATTTGCGGATGCGCATTATAACTTGCTTTGGGCGATGAGGACGTCGGAGATGGGGCTTCTTTTGGGTGGGCAGGGCGACGGCCACGGCCATGGCGAcggggaggggaagaagaggcaggTGTCGTTCAGTGTGAGGAGGAATCTGGGGAGCTGTGAGTTGCCTGCTGATGGGCATTGGTCTAAGCAGGACCGGCTGATGAGTCCGTCGTATGTGCGGTTGATGCA TGCTTATGGAAGCTAA
- a CDS encoding Zn(II)2Cys6 transcription factor (COG:S;~EggNog:ENOG410PM8B;~InterPro:IPR036864,IPR007219,IPR001138;~PFAM:PF00172,PF04082;~TransMembrane:4 (o216-233i275-293o299-317i509-529o);~go_function: GO:0000981 - DNA-binding transcription factor activity, RNA polymerase II-specific [Evidence IEA];~go_function: GO:0003677 - DNA binding [Evidence IEA];~go_function: GO:0008270 - zinc ion binding [Evidence IEA];~go_process: GO:0006351 - transcription, DNA-templated [Evidence IEA];~go_process: GO:0006355 - regulation of transcription, DNA-templated [Evidence IEA]), producing the protein MSSRRLPLSCENCRQRKIRCISSGYSAPCDTCSRRGYASSCRFRRQVPYETAARSPDATNVSSLEDLLRQNIAVTTALLDQRNEARLPSPDSSSPVSHNATVERQSQPIPQQSGRLVVSPSNHVRFIPSNGLGDSDLIDAMHETSPGCPAGFPFFEQVGATAASDELLDMLPPLPQLEELKAVYFKVFSPIFHILHDPTFHAMYGEFRQNPKCTSLPFLALLFVILSLSVTALDESNPLLMHLGRDPSPGANIRSLSAKYRGAAMRCLVADNFMFRHNLCTVQCLVLLIYAINHAQGPAWSLLGTTLHIAVAVGCAVDPARLNVNRIETEERRRCWAALQMLYTIQNTCLGNLMPFCIDSHVELPADIEDDDLKLDASNHLPGKDDAPTKMTYLLYKFRLYNLAFEICQLTLRDSRANLESIDRRIAYEEQHHFERFTSRPLAELEPYHQAHYYILAIYTNHLTVLLHRPWLSENIYKQSSDRCEHAATTILSNFEKLYSGPIFRSYRWYVDGLGSFYAFFSITTLLVLHGNGQLDVQSRPETINLLLRCVGLLVSNASRSSVCSKAAAILEPVVQHLNPVDLTTSYYMSPIGGDATYTAFPELGNLFFDVPCEQLLTPVGFPWVTSSGAV; encoded by the coding sequence ATGTCCTCGAGGCGTCTCCCTCTCAGCTGCGAGAATTGTCGCCAGCGCAAAATCAGATGCATCAGCTCTGGTTATAGTGCTCCCTGCGACACCTGCTCTCGTCGTGGCTATGCCTCCAGCTGTCGCTTCCGCCGCCAGGTTCCCTACGAGACAGCAGCTCGATCGCCGGATGCGACAAATGTTTCTTCTCTGGAGGACCTTCTGAGACAGAATATTGCAGTGACAACAGCACTTCTAGACCAGCGAAATGAAGCTCGACTCCCGTCTCCAGACTCGAGTTCCCCCGTTTCACATAATGCCACCGTGGAACGTCAAAGCCAACCCATTCCCCAACAATCAGGCCGTCTGGTCGTATCACCGTCAAACCATGTCCGGTTTATACCGTCCAATGGGCTCGGTGATTCGGATCTCATCGATGCCATGCATGAAACGAGCCCTGGCTGCCCGGCCGGGTTTCCCTTTTTCGAACAAGTCGGCGCAACTGCCGCCTCGGACGAGCTGCTAGACATGCTCCCTCCTCTGCCacagctggaagagctcaaaGCCGTGTATTTCAAAGTATTCTCGCCTATCTTCCACATCTTGCATGACCCGACCTTTCATGCTATGTATGGCGAGTTCAGGCAGAATCCGAAATGCACCTCGTTgcccttccttgcccttcttttcgtcatcctcagccTCTCGGTCACTGCACTGGACGAAAGCAACCCTCTACTTATGCATCTAGGCCGCGACCCGTCGCCCGGGGCTAATATTCGCAGTCTCTCAGCCAAATACCGAGGCGCAGCCATGCGCTGTCTTGTCGCTGACAACTTCATGTTCCGTCACAATCTCTGCACAGTCCAATGTTTGGTTCTGCTCATCTACGCAATCAACCATGCCCAAGGCCCTGCATGGTCTCTCCTCGGTACAACTCTCCATAtagctgttgctgtcggtTGTGCAGTTGACCCAGCACGACTCAACGTCAATCGCATCGAGACTGAGGAGCGTCGACGCTGCTGGGCAGCGTTGCAGATGCTGTATACCATCCAGAATACCTGTCTCGGGAATCTAATGCCTTTCTGCATTGACTCTCATGTGGAATTGCCAGCCGatattgaggatgatgacttgAAGCTCGACGCATCCAACCATCTCCCTGGTAAAGACGATGCGCCAACGAAAATGACTTATCTGCTATACAAATTCCGTCTATATAATCTCGCCTTCGAAATCTGCCAACTCACGCTCCGGGACAGCCGTGCAAATCTGGAGTCTATAGATAGAAGAATTGCATATGAAGAACAACACCACTTCGAACGCTTCACATCGAGACCTCTCGCAGAACTGGAGCCGTACCACCAGGCTCACTACTACATTCTCGCCATCTACACCAACCATCTTACCGTCCTTCTCCATAGGCCATGGCTTTCAGAAAACATATACAAACAAAGCTCAGACCGATGCGAGCACGCAGCGACCACCATCCTGTCTAATTTTGAAAAACTCTACTCGGGCCCTATATTTCGCTCGTATCGGTGGTACGTCGACGGGCTGGGCTCTTTCTATGCGTTTTTCTCCATCACTACGTTGCTTGTACTGCACGGAAATGGGCAGCTAGATGTTCAATCGAGACCGGAGACGAtaaatcttcttctccgatgTGTGGGTCTGCTTGTTAGCAATGCTTCAAGAAGTTCCGTCTGTTCAAAAGCTGCTGCAATTCTCGAGCCCGTAGTGCAGCATTTGAACCCGGTAGATCTGACAACTTCTTACTATATGAGTCCCATTGGTGGAGATGCTACATATACCGCGTTTCCTGAGCTAGGAAATCTGTTTTTCGACGTCCCATGTGAGCAGTTATTGACGCCGGTGGGGTTTCCTTGGGTTACTTCCTCAGGTGCAGTCTAG